One Gammaproteobacteria bacterium genomic window carries:
- the gatC gene encoding Asp-tRNA(Asn)/Glu-tRNA(Gln) amidotransferase subunit GatC, with translation MALDSSAVNRIAQLAQMGIAAQDAPEYARNLSAILAFVAQLDAVDCSGVPPMAHPLDTPQRLREDAVTESDQRDKFQAQAPKVEAGLYLVPKVIE, from the coding sequence ATGGCATTGGATTCCTCCGCAGTGAACCGGATTGCACAGCTCGCGCAGATGGGCATTGCCGCCCAGGATGCCCCCGAGTACGCCCGCAATCTGTCCGCGATCCTCGCCTTCGTCGCGCAGCTCGACGCCGTCGACTGCAGCGGCGTACCGCCCATGGCCCACCCGCTGGATACGCCCCAGCGTCTGCGTGAGGATGCGGTGACCGAGTCCGACCAGCGCGACAAATTCCAGGCGCAGGCCCCCAAGGTCGAGGCCGGGCTGTATCTGGTACCCAAGGTTATTGAATAA
- a CDS encoding Asp-tRNA(Asn)/Glu-tRNA(Gln) amidotransferase GatCAB subunit A codes for MYNKTLAELAVDLKAKAYSSEELTRSLLERIGRLDPQLNSFITVTAETALAQARAADARRAAGEDGPLLGIPYAHKDIFCTDGVRTSCGSRMLDNFIAPYDATVTAKLVAAGAVMLGKTNMDEFAMGSSNETSFYGPVLNPWDPERVPGGSSGGAAAAVAAPP; via the coding sequence ATGTATAACAAGACCCTAGCTGAGCTGGCCGTGGACCTGAAGGCCAAGGCCTATTCCAGCGAGGAGCTGACCCGGAGCCTCCTGGAGCGCATCGGGCGGCTCGATCCGCAGCTCAACAGCTTCATCACCGTGACCGCCGAGACCGCCCTGGCCCAGGCGCGCGCCGCCGATGCGCGCCGCGCCGCCGGCGAGGACGGCCCGCTGCTGGGCATACCGTATGCCCACAAGGATATCTTCTGTACCGACGGGGTCCGCACCAGTTGCGGCTCCAGGATGCTCGACAACTTCATCGCGCCCTACGACGCCACCGTGACCGCGAAGCTGGTCGCGGCCGGTGCGGTCATGCTCGGCAAGACCAACATGGACGAATTCGCCATGGGTTCGTCCAACGAGACCAGTTTCTATGGGCCGGTGCTGAATCCCTGGGACCCGGAGCGCGTGCCCGGCGGGTCCTCGGGCGGCGCGGCCGCCGCGGTGGCCGCGCCGCCCTG